The Vicinamibacteria bacterium genomic sequence GCGCGCCACTCGAGCATCTGAACCAGATGCCGACCGGCCACGCGCCGGCTCCGCTGATCGAGGTGAGCCGTGAGATCGTCGAGCGCTACTATCGCGCCCGGTTCGCAGGTCAGACGGCCGGCCCCGACGAGGTCCGCGCATTGGAGTCGGCCTTGGACAGTCGCATCCCATCCTAGCCTCGCCGGTGTACGCTAGGGACTCGGCCGCCGAGGACGGACCGCGGGCGCCGGTCCCGCGACGGGGCGAGCTGAACGGCGGTCATGCGGCGCGGCAAGGCACGCATGCTTTCGATCGAGGGGCAGCTGCTGGAAAGAGGAACGGCGGCGCAGGGCGTGCGACTCCCTGCCTCCCAGGGCACACGGTCTTGACGGCGCCCCGGGTGGCAGCTCTCCTCGGCCCGCTCGGGATCAGCCGGTCCTGGGTTTGGGGCTAGACACTATGGTCTCAGCTGCTACGCTCGCGCAGTGGGTCGTGGACGCGAGGGGCCGCACCTTTGAGCTCGTGGCCGACCTCGACGACCACCAACTCATGGGAGCTCACCTCCCCATCGTCAACCCGCTCCTCTGGGAGATCGGCCACGTAGCCTGGTTCCAGGAGAAGTGGGTGCTCCGTCACGCGCTGCACGAACCGCCGATCCGCCCGGACGGCGACGCGCTCTGGGACTCCGCGGCCGTGGCCCACGACACGCGCTGGGACCTGCCGCTACCCACTCGCAAGGACACTCTCGCCTACATGACCGAGGTGCGGGACCGCGTCCTCGATCGCTTGGCCCGTTCGGGAAGCGACCCCGGGCTCCTGTATTTCGCTCTCTATACGGTCTTTCACGAGGACATGCACGACGAGGCTTTCACCTACACGAGGCAGACCCATGGATATCCGGCCCCGCGCCTCTCGGGCGCGGCGGCCGTCCCGGCGGAGGCGGGTTCGCTC encodes the following:
- a CDS encoding SUMF1/EgtB/PvdO family nonheme iron enzyme, translating into MVSAATLAQWVVDARGRTFELVADLDDHQLMGAHLPIVNPLLWEIGHVAWFQEKWVLRHALHEPPIRPDGDALWDSAAVAHDTRWDLPLPTRKDTLAYMTEVRDRVLDRLARSGSDPGLLYFALYTVFHEDMHDEAFTYTRQTHGYPAPRLSGAAAVPAEAGSLAGDVEVPGGGLLLGATPDEPFVFDNEKWAHPVTVGPFRLARSPVTQQEFAAFVGDRGYGRRELWTDEGWNWRTTLGAEQPVYWRRDERGWERRDFDRWVALEPHRPVLHVSWHEAMAYCRWARRRLPTEAEWEAAAALDPATGTKRRFPWGDTPPAPEQA